One window from the genome of Hippocampus zosterae strain Florida chromosome 7, ASM2543408v3, whole genome shotgun sequence encodes:
- the ormdl3 gene encoding ORM1-like protein 3, with protein MNVGTAHSEVNPNTRVMNSRGMWLSYILGIGLLHVILLSIPFASVPVVWTLTNLIHNLCMYLLLHTVKGTPFETPDQGKARLLTHWEQMDYGVQFTASRKFLTITPIVLYILTSFYTKYDPVHFVVNTVSLLTVLIPKLPQLHGVRLFGINKY; from the exons ATGAACGTGGGTACGGCACACAGCGAGGTGAACCCCAACACGCGCGTGATGAACAGCCGCGGCATGTGGCTGTCGTACATCCTGGGCATCGGCCTGCTGCACGTCATCCTCCTCAGCATCCCCTTTGCCAGCGTGCCCGTGGTGTGGACCCTCACCAACCTCATCCACAACCTG tgcatGTACCTGCTCCTGCACACCGTCAAAGGGACGCCTTTTGAGACTCCTGACCAGGGCAAGGCTCGCCTCCTGACGCACTGGGAGCAGATGGACTACGGCGTGCAGTTCACCGCCTCACGCAAGTTCCTCACCATCACGCCTATCGTCct GTACATCCTCACCAGCTTTTACACCAAATACGACCCCGTGCACTTCGTGGTCAACACGGTATCGCTGCTCACCGTACTCATTCCCAAGCTGCCACAGCTGCACGGCGTCCGCCTCTTCGGGATCAATAAGTACTGA